Proteins found in one Chloroflexota bacterium genomic segment:
- the dnaB gene encoding replicative DNA helicase, with amino-acid sequence MSIVEKSVPHNIEAEEAVLGSLLIDSDAIAKVAPFLRPEDFYRERNAVIYALQLELYDRHEPADFVTLCDELERRGKLEEVGGASYLTSLINAVPTAVHCEHYGRIVERCAIMRRLISAAGQIAGIGYEEPSDADSALDRAEQILFGISQRRLSQEFVPLHVALKEYFDQIDFLHQHKGEIVGVPTGFHDLDLLLGGLHGSDLIILAGRPSVGKTGLALSIARNAAVKYHIPVAVFSLEMSMEQLVQRLLCSEANVDSQRLRTGYIDEFEWHRISQAFGVLSEAPIFIDDTASISSLELRTKARRLRAEHNVQLIIVDYLQLMQGRGLENRVQEVSEISRSLKGLARELDMPIIALSQLSRAIESRQDHRPLLSDLRESGAIEQDADLVIFVHREEIYNPNTDKKNIAEIIVSKHRNGPIGQVHLRFFPSQTRFADLEVYRHPETED; translated from the coding sequence ATGAGCATAGTTGAGAAAAGCGTACCCCATAACATCGAGGCGGAGGAGGCGGTACTTGGATCGCTATTGATCGATAGCGATGCCATCGCCAAGGTTGCTCCGTTTCTTCGTCCAGAAGATTTCTATCGCGAAAGAAATGCTGTCATCTATGCTCTCCAGCTGGAGCTTTACGATCGACACGAGCCGGCCGACTTCGTCACCCTGTGCGATGAGTTGGAACGGCGAGGCAAATTAGAAGAGGTAGGCGGTGCATCCTACCTCACTTCGTTGATTAATGCCGTGCCGACAGCTGTGCACTGCGAACATTATGGGCGCATCGTTGAACGCTGTGCCATCATGCGGCGTCTAATCAGCGCTGCGGGCCAAATTGCGGGCATCGGTTATGAGGAGCCCAGCGATGCTGATTCAGCCCTCGACCGTGCCGAACAGATTCTCTTTGGCATCTCCCAGCGACGTTTGTCGCAAGAATTTGTTCCTCTCCACGTTGCTCTGAAAGAGTATTTCGACCAGATCGATTTCCTTCACCAACACAAGGGTGAGATCGTTGGGGTGCCCACTGGGTTTCATGATCTTGATCTACTGCTAGGCGGCTTACATGGCTCGGATCTCATCATCTTGGCCGGGCGGCCGTCCGTAGGGAAGACAGGGCTAGCCCTATCCATTGCCCGCAACGCAGCCGTCAAATACCATATCCCAGTGGCCGTCTTCAGCCTGGAGATGTCTATGGAGCAGCTGGTGCAGCGTCTCCTGTGCAGTGAGGCAAATGTGGACTCCCAACGGCTTCGTACTGGCTATATCGATGAGTTCGAATGGCATCGTATCAGTCAGGCCTTCGGTGTACTTTCGGAGGCACCTATTTTCATCGATGACACGGCCAGCATCAGCAGCCTGGAATTACGCACAAAGGCCAGGCGTTTGCGCGCTGAACACAATGTGCAACTGATCATCGTCGATTACCTTCAACTCATGCAGGGTCGCGGTTTAGAGAATCGTGTTCAGGAGGTGTCTGAAATATCTCGCAGTCTTAAGGGATTGGCCCGCGAACTTGATATGCCGATCATAGCCCTCTCCCAACTGTCCCGCGCTATTGAGTCTCGTCAGGATCACCGACCCCTTCTTAGCGATCTACGTGAGAGCGGGGCTATTGAGCAAGATGCTGATCTGGTCATCTTTGTTCACCGTGAGGAGATCTACAACCCCAATACGGACAAGAAGAACATCGCCGAGATCATCGTGTCCAAGCATCGTAATGGGCCGATCGGACAGGTACATCTTCGTTTCTTCCCATCACAGACCAGATTCGCCGATTTAGAGGTCTATCGTCATCCCGAAACCGAGGACTAA
- a CDS encoding DnaD domain protein encodes MKGFAGFPAGAMKFTPLPNLFFTALLPQINNLSELKVTLHIFWALYQKKGFPRCVTLSELVRDNTLLSGLRLDGRPPEEVLRDGLELAVLRGTLLHLASEIGGVAEDLYFLNTAHGREVIKKLRSGEIDLGQIVLEEGIGSPSIREERPNIFVLYEQNIGLLTPLIAEELMEAEKQYAQSWIEDAFKQAVEYNKRNWRYVRRILERWAQEGRDDETGGRRSKRNITTEGYGRHKYRQKG; translated from the coding sequence GTGAAAGGGTTTGCTGGCTTTCCGGCTGGGGCGATGAAATTCACACCCCTGCCGAACCTTTTTTTCACGGCCTTATTGCCCCAAATCAATAATCTCAGCGAATTGAAAGTAACTCTCCATATATTCTGGGCACTTTATCAAAAGAAGGGTTTTCCGCGCTGTGTCACCCTGAGTGAACTGGTCAGAGATAACACTCTCCTCAGTGGGCTCCGCCTTGACGGCCGTCCCCCGGAAGAGGTCCTGCGAGATGGCTTGGAACTGGCCGTATTACGCGGCACCCTGTTGCATCTAGCGTCTGAGATAGGTGGTGTAGCGGAAGACCTGTATTTTCTGAATACGGCGCACGGTCGAGAGGTGATAAAGAAGCTCAGGAGTGGGGAGATCGACCTCGGCCAAATCGTTCTTGAGGAGGGGATCGGTTCTCCTTCCATAAGGGAGGAAAGACCCAATATATTCGTCCTCTATGAGCAAAACATCGGTTTACTCACACCATTGATTGCTGAAGAGCTCATGGAGGCAGAGAAGCAATATGCCCAATCTTGGATTGAGGATGCCTTCAAACAAGCTGTTGAATATAATAAGCGCAACTGGAGATACGTCCGTCGTATTTTAGAACGCTGGGCGCAAGAGGGGAGGGATGATGAAACAGGTGGGCGACGCTCTAAAAGGAATATCACTACCGAAGGGTACGGGCGCCACAAGTACAGGCAGAAAGGATAA
- a CDS encoding ATP-binding protein: MKQVGDALKGISLPKGTGATSTGRKDKAVSTGECPICGGAGYLRADVPLGDPFFGRLVMCDCKMSELEEQHLQELQALSKLEPFKHKTFTNFDSTIKGVETACREARRYAREPRGWLLLMGGYGCGKTHLAAAIANEAINHRFGVLFTVVPDLLDHLRSTFSPNSDKQYDELFEGIRTTPLLILDDLGTESGTPWAREKLYQIFNHRYNHELPTVITTNRDLRDIDERITSRMSDRAFCKIIYIEANDYRLKEKGSRRYR, from the coding sequence ATGAAACAGGTGGGCGACGCTCTAAAAGGAATATCACTACCGAAGGGTACGGGCGCCACAAGTACAGGCAGAAAGGATAAGGCCGTAAGTACAGGCGAATGTCCCATCTGTGGGGGTGCTGGCTACCTGCGCGCCGATGTGCCACTTGGCGATCCCTTCTTTGGTCGCCTGGTGATGTGCGACTGCAAGATGAGTGAGTTGGAAGAGCAGCATCTACAAGAACTCCAGGCTCTTTCCAAACTGGAGCCATTCAAACATAAGACTTTCACCAACTTCGATTCGACCATTAAAGGGGTGGAGACAGCCTGTCGTGAGGCCAGGAGATACGCTCGTGAGCCACGAGGTTGGCTTCTATTAATGGGTGGTTATGGCTGCGGCAAGACTCATTTGGCTGCGGCGATAGCCAACGAGGCCATTAACCATCGCTTTGGAGTCCTTTTCACCGTCGTCCCTGACCTGCTGGACCATCTTCGCTCCACCTTCTCCCCCAATAGTGATAAACAGTATGATGAGCTATTTGAAGGGATACGCACTACCCCGTTGCTTATCCTGGATGATCTGGGGACAGAGAGTGGGACTCCCTGGGCTAGAGAGAAACTCTACCAAATCTTTAACCACCGCTATAACCACGAGCTGCCGACAGTTATCACTACCAACCGGGATCTGCGGGATATCGATGAGCGGATCACCTCTCGGATGTCTGATAGGGCTTTCTGTAAGATCATCTATATAGAGGCGAACGATTACCGGCTGAAGGAAAAGGGCAGCCGGCGGTATCGTTAG
- a CDS encoding biotin--[acetyl-CoA-carboxylase] ligase, which produces MEKMTAEAIRAGLRTSLLGREIIYAQTVGSTNDIAKQAARKGTPEGLVVIAEEQTSGRGRLGRPWLAPAGTCLLVSLLLCPSLLPSELFLVTALCSSGAAAAIEMVSGLACSLKWPNDLLIQGKKVGGILSEVELEDDKVAAVIVGLGLNVNFEVRAYPEIATTAISLAQALGRPVSRVALLQDLLFQIEGRYLALREGRWKDLYDEWCSRLMMLHKWVTVRQGEGTLFGYVEDVAIDGTLLLRVNEQLMRIMVGDVSLQESS; this is translated from the coding sequence ATGGAAAAGATGACTGCCGAGGCCATACGGGCCGGGTTGCGCACCAGTCTGCTGGGTCGGGAGATCATCTACGCCCAAACGGTGGGCTCTACCAATGATATTGCCAAACAAGCCGCCAGAAAGGGAACCCCGGAAGGACTCGTCGTCATCGCCGAGGAGCAGACAAGCGGGCGGGGAAGGTTGGGACGCCCCTGGTTGGCTCCCGCTGGCACCTGCTTGTTGGTTTCTCTTCTCCTATGTCCCTCCCTTCTACCCTCCGAGCTGTTCCTGGTCACGGCGCTCTGTTCGTCTGGTGCCGCCGCAGCCATAGAGATGGTCAGCGGCCTTGCCTGTTCCCTCAAGTGGCCAAATGACCTTCTGATCCAGGGAAAGAAGGTGGGCGGTATCCTCTCTGAGGTCGAATTAGAGGACGATAAGGTAGCTGCAGTCATCGTCGGACTTGGCCTCAACGTAAACTTTGAGGTGAGAGCCTACCCGGAGATTGCCACGACGGCCATCAGCCTGGCTCAAGCCCTGGGACGGCCGGTGTCAAGAGTTGCTTTACTCCAGGATCTGCTCTTTCAAATAGAAGGACGCTATCTGGCTCTCAGGGAGGGACGCTGGAAGGATCTATATGATGAATGGTGCTCCCGTCTGATGATGCTCCATAAATGGGTTACGGTCAGGCAAGGGGAAGGGACGCTGTTCGGTTATGTTGAGGATGTAGCTATTGATGGTACTCTGCTGTTAAGAGTAAACGAGCAGTTGATGCGTATTATGGTTGGAGATGTCTCTCTGCAAGAATCTTCCTAA
- a CDS encoding tetratricopeptide repeat protein, whose product MTKKSKRRKERRKKSATGHPRVPPVRSREEIDRLRDLWSQGKEAQALEGGKRLLKTSPKDPQIHVALGEFYAKFGQQTKAFKHLETAAQLLPLSPEVALLQATIYEEMGLHAHALRAARCYLSLRPSGEEAEQVRQVLWFIEPLIAKWATRFDVSVKRMKQGSLLMEEGRLAIASNDFAYGLRSSQAASRLLPKWAVPRNNVALAQFYLGKTKEAITTEEEVLTDLDPDNIHALANLIHFHVVLGQMEQAQAYGDRLKILTPAFFDDHLKMAEAFASLKRDQAVYNVLSEAKPTDAGAEIEREWLLGVAAANLRKIGQAQSHLARADVGSDVFRSKVAGLIRHGLPGPGRRYPYYSATRYLPQHISQRGISQLGDHEKGSEQSLRDLAKRHPALIDIAAECLWLLDDEAAKSAINDLRDIGDAKAIDILRCFATGRVGSDEARMYAALALFTLEADPSGEPITIIKDGRPTPMRLHRFTIITSKAPSYTPEIERILEQAIIAQREGHKDRAEHLYKEILANNPNVKEALGNLGVLYLSQGDRQRGEEYLRKALKIDPLYVTARTNLASIRLSEDRMKEAKDLLQPLSEVTEFHVEEMIRYLGVMARLALAEEHVDEAKGYLKIMLELDPDNEWARNAFTKAGLADRFLQARRRYKERKQKQQISPNEPLLSLLSRYSKDALTGIAREIFLRAISGLKKDTLISTIRDLLRDADALEKVLQTLNDEDQAALGFVLQAGGVVPLAEFAKRYGDDADESPYWNWHVPKTSLGRLKVRGLLFEGTYKGHVVLVMPDELRLVCQTLMNSA is encoded by the coding sequence GTGACAAAGAAGAGCAAGCGAAGAAAGGAAAGGCGTAAGAAGTCAGCAACGGGGCATCCTCGCGTGCCCCCTGTGCGCTCCCGCGAAGAGATAGACAGGCTGCGGGATCTGTGGAGTCAGGGCAAAGAGGCCCAGGCCCTCGAAGGGGGCAAGAGATTGCTCAAAACCAGCCCCAAAGATCCTCAAATCCACGTCGCCCTGGGCGAGTTCTACGCTAAATTCGGCCAACAAACCAAAGCCTTCAAGCATCTGGAGACAGCTGCACAGCTCCTACCCTTGAGCCCTGAAGTAGCTCTCCTGCAGGCTACCATTTACGAGGAGATGGGATTACACGCCCACGCCTTGCGCGCGGCACGATGCTATCTGTCTTTGAGACCCAGCGGTGAAGAGGCAGAGCAGGTAAGGCAAGTACTTTGGTTTATCGAGCCCTTAATAGCTAAGTGGGCAACAAGGTTCGATGTCTCTGTCAAGCGAATGAAACAAGGCAGCCTCCTCATGGAGGAGGGCCGGCTAGCTATCGCCAGCAACGATTTTGCCTACGGGCTTCGCTCTTCCCAAGCAGCCAGCCGCTTATTGCCAAAATGGGCCGTGCCTCGAAACAACGTTGCCCTGGCCCAGTTCTACTTGGGCAAGACCAAAGAGGCGATCACTACAGAAGAGGAAGTCCTCACCGACCTGGATCCGGACAATATCCACGCTCTTGCGAACCTCATACACTTTCACGTGGTGCTAGGCCAGATGGAGCAGGCGCAGGCGTACGGCGATAGGCTGAAAATTCTCACGCCAGCTTTCTTCGATGACCATTTGAAGATGGCAGAGGCTTTTGCTTCGCTCAAACGAGACCAGGCCGTATACAATGTTTTGAGTGAGGCCAAGCCTACGGATGCCGGAGCAGAAATCGAAAGGGAGTGGCTCCTGGGGGTTGCGGCGGCGAACCTCAGAAAGATAGGGCAAGCACAGTCTCATTTGGCACGGGCAGACGTGGGAAGCGATGTGTTTCGCAGCAAAGTGGCAGGCCTCATCCGTCACGGCCTCCCTGGTCCCGGTAGGCGCTACCCCTATTACAGCGCCACCCGGTACCTACCGCAGCACATTTCCCAACGCGGAATAAGCCAATTAGGTGACCATGAGAAGGGAAGCGAACAAAGCCTGCGCGATCTCGCGAAGAGACACCCGGCGCTTATCGACATCGCGGCGGAGTGCCTTTGGCTTCTGGACGACGAAGCGGCGAAGAGCGCTATAAACGATCTCAGGGATATCGGCGACGCGAAGGCCATAGATATTCTGCGATGCTTCGCTACCGGGCGGGTCGGCAGCGATGAGGCGCGGATGTATGCCGCGCTGGCCCTGTTTACCCTTGAGGCCGACCCATCCGGGGAACCCATAACGATAATTAAGGATGGCCGGCCCACCCCTATGCGCCTCCATCGGTTTACTATAATTACGTCGAAAGCGCCGTCTTACACTCCAGAAATCGAGCGGATCCTTGAGCAGGCGATCATTGCCCAGCGGGAAGGCCACAAAGACAGGGCCGAGCATCTTTACAAGGAGATTCTGGCCAACAACCCGAACGTCAAGGAGGCCTTGGGCAATCTTGGTGTCTTGTACCTTTCTCAAGGGGATAGGCAGCGGGGCGAGGAATACCTTAGGAAGGCCCTTAAGATCGATCCGCTGTACGTCACTGCCCGCACCAACTTGGCCTCCATCCGTTTATCGGAGGACAGGATGAAGGAAGCGAAAGATTTGCTCCAACCGTTGTCCGAAGTAACCGAATTCCATGTAGAGGAGATGATCCGCTACCTCGGTGTAATGGCCCGCCTGGCCTTAGCCGAGGAGCATGTTGATGAGGCTAAGGGATATCTTAAGATTATGCTAGAGCTTGACCCCGACAATGAATGGGCGCGAAATGCCTTCACAAAGGCAGGGTTAGCCGACAGGTTTCTTCAAGCCAGGAGGCGATATAAGGAAAGGAAACAAAAGCAGCAGATCTCTCCCAATGAGCCTCTCCTCTCCCTGTTGTCGAGGTACTCAAAGGATGCCCTCACCGGCATAGCTCGCGAGATATTCCTTAGGGCGATCAGCGGCCTAAAGAAGGATACTCTGATCTCCACCATCCGTGACCTTCTTCGCGATGCTGACGCCTTGGAAAAGGTTCTTCAAACCCTCAACGACGAAGATCAGGCCGCACTAGGCTTCGTGCTCCAGGCTGGAGGTGTAGTGCCTCTGGCAGAGTTTGCCAAGAGGTACGGAGACGACGCTGACGAATCGCCCTACTGGAACTGGCATGTTCCCAAAACCAGCCTCGGACGCCTCAAGGTTCGTGGCCTCCTGTTCGAGGGAACGTACAAGGGGCACGTGGTGCTAGTGATGCCGGATGAACTAAGGCTCGTTTGTCAGACGCTTATGAACTCCGCTTGA